Proteins found in one Bacteroidota bacterium genomic segment:
- a CDS encoding 2-oxoacid:acceptor oxidoreductase subunit alpha, with protein sequence MKADPKGVLTGAHFLDGDHACSEGAISAGCRFVAGYPITPSTEVVERIAERFPLVGGVFIQMEDEIASSIAILGGAWGGKKVMTVTSGPGFSLMMEHIGLAAMTETPCVIVDVQRAGPSTGLPTQPAQGDMMQARWGSHGDYAIIALCPNSPQECYDLTIKAFNLAEQYRVPVLLMMDECVGHMTERVIIPPAEEIEVVQRRFYNGPKEDFLLFKPDADLVPPMVKAGDGYRIHVTGLTHDEKGYPHMSPTAQVKLIPRLVNKIKLNADKIIEYKEDQGEGADVVVVSYGITSRVALPAIEQARKEGMKVGHLRLVVAWPFPEKKIQELATKVKALVVPELNLGQMFYEVERNAYGKVPVTLVPHPGGTVHNPQEIYNAIKSSLKGA encoded by the coding sequence GTGAAAGCAGATCCAAAAGGTGTTTTAACAGGCGCTCACTTCCTCGATGGCGACCATGCTTGCAGCGAAGGTGCAATTTCAGCCGGCTGCCGCTTCGTTGCCGGATATCCGATTACTCCATCGACTGAAGTTGTAGAGCGAATTGCAGAACGTTTTCCGTTAGTTGGTGGTGTCTTCATCCAAATGGAAGACGAAATTGCTTCGTCGATTGCTATTTTAGGTGGAGCGTGGGGTGGAAAGAAAGTAATGACTGTAACATCGGGTCCCGGCTTTTCGCTGATGATGGAACACATCGGTTTGGCAGCAATGACCGAAACACCCTGTGTAATTGTTGACGTTCAGCGTGCCGGTCCATCTACAGGATTACCGACTCAGCCAGCTCAAGGTGATATGATGCAAGCACGATGGGGTTCACACGGCGATTACGCAATTATTGCTCTCTGTCCGAATTCACCTCAGGAATGTTACGACTTAACAATAAAAGCATTTAATCTTGCAGAACAATATCGCGTTCCCGTTTTATTAATGATGGATGAATGTGTCGGACACATGACCGAACGAGTAATTATTCCTCCCGCCGAAGAAATTGAAGTAGTACAACGAAGATTTTATAATGGTCCGAAAGAAGATTTTCTTTTATTTAAACCGGATGCTGATTTAGTCCCTCCTATGGTGAAAGCTGGTGATGGGTATCGAATACACGTTACGGGTTTAACTCACGACGAAAAAGGTTATCCGCACATGTCGCCGACGGCGCAGGTCAAGTTGATACCACGACTCGTAAATAAAATTAAATTGAACGCTGATAAAATTATTGAATACAAAGAAGACCAGGGTGAAGGCGCCGATGTTGTAGTGGTTTCGTATGGCATTACTTCGCGGGTTGCCCTTCCTGCAATCGAACAAGCACGCAAAGAAGGAATGAAAGTAGGACATCTGCGGTTAGTTGTGGCTTGGCCCTTCCCTGAAAAGAAAATTCAAGAATTAGCTACTAAAGTAAAAGCTTTAGTTGTTCCCGAACTTAATTTAGGACAGATGTTTTACGAAGTTGAACGTAATGCTTATGGTAAAGTTCCCGTTACACTTGTTCCGCATCCCGGTGGAACTGTTCATAACCCCCAGGAAATATATAACGCAATTAAAAGTAGTTTGAAAGGTGCATAA
- a CDS encoding 4Fe-4S binding protein → MTPTAEKKAQGNVVITVERCKGCGFCVEFCPTHALKLSDQYNSKGYHPPVLISKDLCNGCDMCGLLCPDFSIYGFRIKKNK, encoded by the coding sequence ATGACTCCAACGGCTGAAAAGAAAGCTCAAGGCAATGTTGTAATTACAGTCGAACGCTGTAAGGGCTGCGGATTTTGTGTTGAATTCTGTCCGACTCATGCATTGAAACTTTCTGACCAATATAATTCGAAAGGATATCACCCCCCCGTTCTTATTTCAAAGGATTTATGCAACGGATGCGATATGTGCGGACTTTTATGTCCCGATTTTTCAATTTACGGATTTAGAATAAAGAAAAATAAATAA
- a CDS encoding 2-oxoacid:ferredoxin oxidoreductase subunit beta — protein MYEIEETLPLNPVESFLRMDRMPHIWCPSCGIGTTVNCFARALETSGLDLDKVAIVSGIGCTGRVAGYLNLDSFHTTHGRPIPFATGLKLANPELKVVVYSGDGDLTAIGGNHFIHAARRNLDMTVICVNNFIYGMTGGQVAPTTPISATATTAPHGNFEQPFNLPYLAESCGAVYVARWTAYHVRHLTKSIKEALAKKGFSFIEVLAPCPTLYSRRNKLGDGLDQMIFYKEHSEIRHDIDTKTATLDFQSKIVVGKFVDKERPDYLTLMNEHYQKKFGDKYTTYKG, from the coding sequence ATGTATGAAATAGAAGAAACCCTGCCTCTGAATCCCGTTGAATCGTTTTTGAGGATGGATCGGATGCCGCATATTTGGTGTCCGAGTTGTGGAATTGGGACAACTGTAAATTGTTTCGCACGGGCTTTAGAAACAAGCGGACTGGATTTGGATAAAGTTGCAATCGTATCGGGCATCGGATGCACCGGAAGAGTTGCAGGATATCTGAATTTAGATTCTTTCCACACAACTCACGGAAGGCCCATTCCATTCGCTACAGGATTGAAATTAGCAAATCCCGAATTGAAAGTTGTAGTTTACAGCGGCGACGGCGATTTGACCGCTATCGGTGGAAATCATTTTATACACGCAGCGCGGCGCAATTTGGATATGACTGTTATTTGTGTGAACAATTTTATTTATGGAATGACTGGCGGGCAGGTTGCACCCACTACACCAATTTCTGCTACTGCTACAACAGCTCCTCACGGAAATTTTGAACAGCCTTTTAATTTACCTTACCTTGCTGAATCGTGCGGCGCTGTGTATGTAGCACGCTGGACTGCTTATCACGTTCGCCATTTAACTAAATCGATAAAAGAAGCATTAGCTAAAAAAGGGTTCTCTTTCATAGAAGTTTTGGCTCCTTGCCCCACACTTTACAGTCGCCGAAATAAATTAGGAGACGGGTTAGACCAGATGATATTCTATAAAGAGCACAGTGAAATTCGTCATGACATAGATACAAAGACAGCTACTTTAGATTTCCAAAGTAAAATCGTCGTTGGAAAATTTGTGGACAAAGAGCGTCCCGATTATCTCACATTAATGAACGAACATTATCAAAAAAAGTTCGGCGATAAATATACAACATATAAAGGTTGA